The Lagopus muta isolate bLagMut1 chromosome 8, bLagMut1 primary, whole genome shotgun sequence genome contains a region encoding:
- the ZNF804A gene encoding zinc finger protein 804A isoform X2 has translation MSDYAEKKNTIAKALEDLKANFYCALCDKQYYKHQEFDNHINSYDHAHKQRLKELKQREFARNVASKSRKDERKQEKALQRLHKLAELRKVTTCAPGSGPMFKSTTVTVRDNSTDIPQSTAIDSSSKQDFSCTLMHNTQNCKDATSGISSTPENACSNTSRTNKFGDQVQGARGHRVGFSFAFPKKAVVKLESSAAVFYEYNDETSMENGLSRRSRFFPGACNLQSPSATEIVLCPEEKQDCLHPLVERCTDTAEDPENQESKELASEENRELENPTLIPAVSNSKQLVSSDMEDCSTDACAVDVPGQTLSVAVDSARVLPPDCSSCELLGNGAVAQAAVEDCSSLQDTAEENGKDGNSDLVTAETEIKLGTETLVPSHSEDGSRVPRSKLDTRKRSCEPFVPVLSKHGSNILQWPSEMLTYTSTDPSISYSCNPLYFDFRSSKASDSQEKPKHQANVPNLHHTTESNHSLVSDFTNKPTSECGDPEAEINRSASDYTVPLVSDVSLIRNSDLAKNENKVALGESFRIKKLEKCHISKNHLRQNAVIGEKYNKVWIKESHEKWLHKSRKRKRRRKLCHCHHHHYHPCGEATIAEMEISSVIEKQMSYRDENKHQHLQNNPEKCRYDAGNIWIASDEVQQSHQKADSENGHKRVLATSDHLHASRGICDIWHAKSRDQRSACKPLHRKRKASSRRQLRQLARTCRRHSCLCSKTCCSWKVRRLSCSPEHKCLGRCGEEKSPGHHQSIKRGYSCLMDEPESSHRKRRQHTYSCSSDESLYREACLAEEYFRQVSVVGMHHKAKGKHRRRKTRISHVCIDKNERSEASRPCKENSASSTLDVLGELLTQDDTEDTIMNSKADLAEDADEAMQLEENKASLPMGGAHVLEQDKPTDCAAPESVLGVLSDVATHCTASVPEQGAPAAASTQDALKDEKKNENANSHESQARYKAPPPTRHLDQAPPKSVLCHYELADSLPHEKINEVTGDWVQCNSGIFNSPPPLPFKEAHLNSHTFLATEQLIAPFTLPDQTLIFPPDNHEKFKDLPSEAYQQLVQQNMLASKVKFTLPPPAMQPPSSPLQPLPLQPPLCSTSVTTIHHTVLQQHAAASALKALRPHQHFLSQVPALARAPLPHLPVGPRLCPGGPAAFVAPPHLPLVPPSVLQPAPLAFSPLPHAVFPSLLSPHPAVLPLQPLF, from the exons ATGTCT GAttatgctgaaaagaaaaacacgaTAGCAAAAGCCCTGGAAGATCTGAAAGCCAACTTCTACTGTGCACTCTGTGACAAGCAGTACTATAAACACCAGGAGTTTGACAATCACATCAACTCATACGATCACGCTCACAAGCAG AGACTCAAGGAATTGAAGCAGAGGGAGTTTGCTCGAAATGTAGCATCAAAGTCGAGGAAGGAtgaaaggaaacaggaaaaggCCCTTCAACGTTTGCACAAGTTAGCTGAGCTGAGGAAAGTGACAACGTG TGCTCCTGGAAGTGGACCTATGTTCAAATCCACAACAGTGACTGTGCGGGATAATTCCACTGATATCCCACAAAGCACTGCTATAGATTCTTCCAGCAAACAAGATTTCAGCTGTACGCTGATGCACAATACGCAGAATTGCAAAGATGCTACTTCAGGTATTTCTTCCACTCCTGAAAATGCATGCAGTAATACATCCAGAACTAACAAATTTGGAGATCAAGTTCAAGGAGCTCGAGGACATAGAGTTGGgttctcctttgcttttcctaaGAAAGCAGTAGTCAAACTGGAatcttcagctgctgttttctacGAATATAATGACGAAACATCTATGGAGAATGGACTTAGCAGAAGAAGCAGATTTTTCCCAGGAGCTTGTAATCTTCAGTCTCCGTCAGCAACTGAAATAGTCCTGTGTCCCGAGGAGAAGCAAGACTGTTTGCACCCACTGGTGGAAAGATGCACTGACACAGCAGAAGATCCTGAAAATCAGGAATCAAAAGAGCTAGccagtgaagaaaacagagagctAGAGAACCCCACATTAATTCCTGCTGTTTCTAATTCAAAGCAGCTAGTGTCTTCTGACATGGAGGACTGCAGTACTGATGCCTGTGCTGTGGATGTACCGGGTCAAACACTGTCTGTGGCTGTGGACAGTGCTCGAGTTCTGCCCCCAGACTGCAGCAGTTGTGAGCTGCTGGGAAACGGAGCTGTTGCTCAGGCTGCTGTGGAGGATTGCTCATCTCTGCAGGACACTGCTGAGGAAAATGGTAAAGATGGGAACAGTGACTTAGTTAcagctgaaactgaaataaaactgggGACAGAGACGTTAGTTCCATCACATTCTGAAGATGGCTCGAGAGTCCCCCGGAGCAAACTGGACACACGCAAGAGATCTTGTGAACCGTTCGTTCCTGTTCTTAGCAAGCACGGATCAAACATTCTTCAGTGGCCATCAGAAATGCTAACTTACACGAGTACAGACCCATCCATTTCTTACAGCTGCAACCCTTTGTATTTTGATTTCAGGTCATCAAAAGCAAGTGATAGTCAAGAAAAACCCAAGCATCAGGCAAACGTACCTAATTTGCACCACACAACTGAATCCAACCATAGCTTAGTCTCAGATTTTACAAATAAGCCTACTTCAGAATGTGGTGAtcctgaagcagaaataaatagaagtgcATCTGACTATACAGTACCCCTTGTAAGTGACGTTTCCCTCATCAGAAATTCTGATCttgcaaaaaatgaaaataaagtggCCTTGGGTGAGTCATTCAGGATTAAAAAGCTAGAAAAGTGTCACATTTCAAAAAATCACTTACGACAAAATGCTGTGATAGGTGAGAAATATAACAAAGTTTGGATCAAAGAAAGTCACGAAAAATGGCTTCACAAAAGTAGGAAAcggaaaaggagaagaaaattgtGTCATTGTCATCACCATCATTATCATCCTTGTGGGGAAGCAACAAttgcagaaatggaaatttcCTCAGTtatagaaaagcaaatgagttacagagatgaaaataaacatcagcACCTCCAAAACAACCCAGAGAAGTGTAGATACGATGCAGGGAATATCTGGATAGCTTCGGATGAGGTGCAGCAGTCTCATCAAAAAGCTGATTCTGAAAATGGTCATAAAAGAGTCCTGGCTACATCAGATCACCTCCATGCGAGCAGAGGCATATGTGACATCTGGCATGCAAAAAGTAGGGACCAACGCAGTGCTTGTAAACCTCTgcatagaaagagaaaagcaagctcTCGGAGACAGTTGAGGCAGCTGGCTCGAACTTGTaggaggcacagctgcctgTGCTCCAAAACCTGTTGTAGCTGGAAAGTCAGGAGGTtgagctgcagcccagagcaTAAATGTTTAGGGCGCTGCGGTGAAGAAAAGAGTCCAGGCCACCATCAGTCCATAAAGAGAGGTTACAGCTGCCTGATGGATGAACCGGAAAGCTCCCACAGGAAGCGGAGACAGCACACCTATTCCTGTTCTTCAGATGAAAGTTTGTACAGAGAGGCGTGCTTGGCAGAGGAGTATTTCAGGCAAGTGAGCGTTGTAGGTATGCATCAcaaggcaaaaggaaaacacaggaggaggaaaactAGAATCAGTCACGTATGCATTGACAAGAATGAGAGAAGTGAGGCCTCCAGGCCTTGTAAAGAAAACTCTGCAAGTTCCACATTAGACGTTCTGGGAGAACTCTTGACTCAAGACGACACCGAGGATACTATCATGAATTCCAAAGCTGATCTTGCAGAAGATGCAGATGAAGCCATGCAGCTGGAGGAAAACAAGGCATCTCTGCCAATGGGTGGTGCACATGTTCTGGAACAAGACAAGCCAACAGACTGTGCAGCACCAGAGAGCGTGCTGGGCGTGCTTTCGGACGTTGCCACACATTGTACTGCTTCTGTTCCTGAGCAgggtgctcctgcagctgcaagcacacaaGATGCTCTGAAGGAcgaaaagaaaaatgaaaatgcgAACAGCCATGAAAGTCAAGCTCGTTATAAAGCTCCACCGCCCACCAGACATTTGGACCAGGCTCCCCCAAAGTCAGTCCTTTGCCATTACGAGTTGGCTGATTCTCTGCCACATGAGAAGATAAATGAGGTGACCGGTGACTGGGTACAGTGCAACTCAGGCATATTTAACAGCCCACCACCCTTGCCATTCAAAGAAGCACACCTCAACAGCCACACCTTCTTAGCTACGGAGCAGCTGATAGCTCCCTTTACTCTTCCCGACCAGACGCTGATATTCCCTCCAGATAACCACGAAAAATTCAAAGACCTCCCATCCGAGGCATACCAGCAGCTCGTGCAACAGAACATGCTGGCCAGCAAGGTGAAGTTTACCCTTCCTCCCCCGGCCATGCAGCCCCCCAGCTCTCCGTTGCAGCCTCTGCCTTTGCAGCCACCGCTGTGCTCTACCTCGGTCACCACCATCCACCACACCGTCCTGCAGCAGCACGCCGCCGCCAGCGCGCTCAAGGCCCTCCGGCCCCACCAGCACTTCCTCTCGCAGGTCCCGGCCCTTGCCAGAGCGCCTTTACCTCATCTGCCCGTAGGGCCCAGGCTTTGCCCCGGGGGCCCCGCAGCCTTCGTGGCCCCGCCGCACCTGCCGCTGGTGCCGCCTTCGGTGCTGCAGCCGGCCCCGCTGGCCTTCTCGCCGCTGCCGCACGCCGTGTTCCCCTCCCTGCTGTCCCCGCACCCGGCCGTCCTGCCGCTGCAGCCCCTCTTCTAG
- the ZNF804A gene encoding zinc finger protein 804A isoform X1, with protein sequence MPRGSREGPHRPGSPGPMECYYIVISSAHLSNGHFRNIKGVFRGPLSKNGDKTLDYAEKKNTIAKALEDLKANFYCALCDKQYYKHQEFDNHINSYDHAHKQRLKELKQREFARNVASKSRKDERKQEKALQRLHKLAELRKVTTCAPGSGPMFKSTTVTVRDNSTDIPQSTAIDSSSKQDFSCTLMHNTQNCKDATSGISSTPENACSNTSRTNKFGDQVQGARGHRVGFSFAFPKKAVVKLESSAAVFYEYNDETSMENGLSRRSRFFPGACNLQSPSATEIVLCPEEKQDCLHPLVERCTDTAEDPENQESKELASEENRELENPTLIPAVSNSKQLVSSDMEDCSTDACAVDVPGQTLSVAVDSARVLPPDCSSCELLGNGAVAQAAVEDCSSLQDTAEENGKDGNSDLVTAETEIKLGTETLVPSHSEDGSRVPRSKLDTRKRSCEPFVPVLSKHGSNILQWPSEMLTYTSTDPSISYSCNPLYFDFRSSKASDSQEKPKHQANVPNLHHTTESNHSLVSDFTNKPTSECGDPEAEINRSASDYTVPLVSDVSLIRNSDLAKNENKVALGESFRIKKLEKCHISKNHLRQNAVIGEKYNKVWIKESHEKWLHKSRKRKRRRKLCHCHHHHYHPCGEATIAEMEISSVIEKQMSYRDENKHQHLQNNPEKCRYDAGNIWIASDEVQQSHQKADSENGHKRVLATSDHLHASRGICDIWHAKSRDQRSACKPLHRKRKASSRRQLRQLARTCRRHSCLCSKTCCSWKVRRLSCSPEHKCLGRCGEEKSPGHHQSIKRGYSCLMDEPESSHRKRRQHTYSCSSDESLYREACLAEEYFRQVSVVGMHHKAKGKHRRRKTRISHVCIDKNERSEASRPCKENSASSTLDVLGELLTQDDTEDTIMNSKADLAEDADEAMQLEENKASLPMGGAHVLEQDKPTDCAAPESVLGVLSDVATHCTASVPEQGAPAAASTQDALKDEKKNENANSHESQARYKAPPPTRHLDQAPPKSVLCHYELADSLPHEKINEVTGDWVQCNSGIFNSPPPLPFKEAHLNSHTFLATEQLIAPFTLPDQTLIFPPDNHEKFKDLPSEAYQQLVQQNMLASKVKFTLPPPAMQPPSSPLQPLPLQPPLCSTSVTTIHHTVLQQHAAASALKALRPHQHFLSQVPALARAPLPHLPVGPRLCPGGPAAFVAPPHLPLVPPSVLQPAPLAFSPLPHAVFPSLLSPHPAVLPLQPLF encoded by the exons GAttatgctgaaaagaaaaacacgaTAGCAAAAGCCCTGGAAGATCTGAAAGCCAACTTCTACTGTGCACTCTGTGACAAGCAGTACTATAAACACCAGGAGTTTGACAATCACATCAACTCATACGATCACGCTCACAAGCAG AGACTCAAGGAATTGAAGCAGAGGGAGTTTGCTCGAAATGTAGCATCAAAGTCGAGGAAGGAtgaaaggaaacaggaaaaggCCCTTCAACGTTTGCACAAGTTAGCTGAGCTGAGGAAAGTGACAACGTG TGCTCCTGGAAGTGGACCTATGTTCAAATCCACAACAGTGACTGTGCGGGATAATTCCACTGATATCCCACAAAGCACTGCTATAGATTCTTCCAGCAAACAAGATTTCAGCTGTACGCTGATGCACAATACGCAGAATTGCAAAGATGCTACTTCAGGTATTTCTTCCACTCCTGAAAATGCATGCAGTAATACATCCAGAACTAACAAATTTGGAGATCAAGTTCAAGGAGCTCGAGGACATAGAGTTGGgttctcctttgcttttcctaaGAAAGCAGTAGTCAAACTGGAatcttcagctgctgttttctacGAATATAATGACGAAACATCTATGGAGAATGGACTTAGCAGAAGAAGCAGATTTTTCCCAGGAGCTTGTAATCTTCAGTCTCCGTCAGCAACTGAAATAGTCCTGTGTCCCGAGGAGAAGCAAGACTGTTTGCACCCACTGGTGGAAAGATGCACTGACACAGCAGAAGATCCTGAAAATCAGGAATCAAAAGAGCTAGccagtgaagaaaacagagagctAGAGAACCCCACATTAATTCCTGCTGTTTCTAATTCAAAGCAGCTAGTGTCTTCTGACATGGAGGACTGCAGTACTGATGCCTGTGCTGTGGATGTACCGGGTCAAACACTGTCTGTGGCTGTGGACAGTGCTCGAGTTCTGCCCCCAGACTGCAGCAGTTGTGAGCTGCTGGGAAACGGAGCTGTTGCTCAGGCTGCTGTGGAGGATTGCTCATCTCTGCAGGACACTGCTGAGGAAAATGGTAAAGATGGGAACAGTGACTTAGTTAcagctgaaactgaaataaaactgggGACAGAGACGTTAGTTCCATCACATTCTGAAGATGGCTCGAGAGTCCCCCGGAGCAAACTGGACACACGCAAGAGATCTTGTGAACCGTTCGTTCCTGTTCTTAGCAAGCACGGATCAAACATTCTTCAGTGGCCATCAGAAATGCTAACTTACACGAGTACAGACCCATCCATTTCTTACAGCTGCAACCCTTTGTATTTTGATTTCAGGTCATCAAAAGCAAGTGATAGTCAAGAAAAACCCAAGCATCAGGCAAACGTACCTAATTTGCACCACACAACTGAATCCAACCATAGCTTAGTCTCAGATTTTACAAATAAGCCTACTTCAGAATGTGGTGAtcctgaagcagaaataaatagaagtgcATCTGACTATACAGTACCCCTTGTAAGTGACGTTTCCCTCATCAGAAATTCTGATCttgcaaaaaatgaaaataaagtggCCTTGGGTGAGTCATTCAGGATTAAAAAGCTAGAAAAGTGTCACATTTCAAAAAATCACTTACGACAAAATGCTGTGATAGGTGAGAAATATAACAAAGTTTGGATCAAAGAAAGTCACGAAAAATGGCTTCACAAAAGTAGGAAAcggaaaaggagaagaaaattgtGTCATTGTCATCACCATCATTATCATCCTTGTGGGGAAGCAACAAttgcagaaatggaaatttcCTCAGTtatagaaaagcaaatgagttacagagatgaaaataaacatcagcACCTCCAAAACAACCCAGAGAAGTGTAGATACGATGCAGGGAATATCTGGATAGCTTCGGATGAGGTGCAGCAGTCTCATCAAAAAGCTGATTCTGAAAATGGTCATAAAAGAGTCCTGGCTACATCAGATCACCTCCATGCGAGCAGAGGCATATGTGACATCTGGCATGCAAAAAGTAGGGACCAACGCAGTGCTTGTAAACCTCTgcatagaaagagaaaagcaagctcTCGGAGACAGTTGAGGCAGCTGGCTCGAACTTGTaggaggcacagctgcctgTGCTCCAAAACCTGTTGTAGCTGGAAAGTCAGGAGGTtgagctgcagcccagagcaTAAATGTTTAGGGCGCTGCGGTGAAGAAAAGAGTCCAGGCCACCATCAGTCCATAAAGAGAGGTTACAGCTGCCTGATGGATGAACCGGAAAGCTCCCACAGGAAGCGGAGACAGCACACCTATTCCTGTTCTTCAGATGAAAGTTTGTACAGAGAGGCGTGCTTGGCAGAGGAGTATTTCAGGCAAGTGAGCGTTGTAGGTATGCATCAcaaggcaaaaggaaaacacaggaggaggaaaactAGAATCAGTCACGTATGCATTGACAAGAATGAGAGAAGTGAGGCCTCCAGGCCTTGTAAAGAAAACTCTGCAAGTTCCACATTAGACGTTCTGGGAGAACTCTTGACTCAAGACGACACCGAGGATACTATCATGAATTCCAAAGCTGATCTTGCAGAAGATGCAGATGAAGCCATGCAGCTGGAGGAAAACAAGGCATCTCTGCCAATGGGTGGTGCACATGTTCTGGAACAAGACAAGCCAACAGACTGTGCAGCACCAGAGAGCGTGCTGGGCGTGCTTTCGGACGTTGCCACACATTGTACTGCTTCTGTTCCTGAGCAgggtgctcctgcagctgcaagcacacaaGATGCTCTGAAGGAcgaaaagaaaaatgaaaatgcgAACAGCCATGAAAGTCAAGCTCGTTATAAAGCTCCACCGCCCACCAGACATTTGGACCAGGCTCCCCCAAAGTCAGTCCTTTGCCATTACGAGTTGGCTGATTCTCTGCCACATGAGAAGATAAATGAGGTGACCGGTGACTGGGTACAGTGCAACTCAGGCATATTTAACAGCCCACCACCCTTGCCATTCAAAGAAGCACACCTCAACAGCCACACCTTCTTAGCTACGGAGCAGCTGATAGCTCCCTTTACTCTTCCCGACCAGACGCTGATATTCCCTCCAGATAACCACGAAAAATTCAAAGACCTCCCATCCGAGGCATACCAGCAGCTCGTGCAACAGAACATGCTGGCCAGCAAGGTGAAGTTTACCCTTCCTCCCCCGGCCATGCAGCCCCCCAGCTCTCCGTTGCAGCCTCTGCCTTTGCAGCCACCGCTGTGCTCTACCTCGGTCACCACCATCCACCACACCGTCCTGCAGCAGCACGCCGCCGCCAGCGCGCTCAAGGCCCTCCGGCCCCACCAGCACTTCCTCTCGCAGGTCCCGGCCCTTGCCAGAGCGCCTTTACCTCATCTGCCCGTAGGGCCCAGGCTTTGCCCCGGGGGCCCCGCAGCCTTCGTGGCCCCGCCGCACCTGCCGCTGGTGCCGCCTTCGGTGCTGCAGCCGGCCCCGCTGGCCTTCTCGCCGCTGCCGCACGCCGTGTTCCCCTCCCTGCTGTCCCCGCACCCGGCCGTCCTGCCGCTGCAGCCCCTCTTCTAG
- the ZNF804A gene encoding zinc finger protein 804A isoform X3 produces the protein MFKSTTVTVRDNSTDIPQSTAIDSSSKQDFSCTLMHNTQNCKDATSGISSTPENACSNTSRTNKFGDQVQGARGHRVGFSFAFPKKAVVKLESSAAVFYEYNDETSMENGLSRRSRFFPGACNLQSPSATEIVLCPEEKQDCLHPLVERCTDTAEDPENQESKELASEENRELENPTLIPAVSNSKQLVSSDMEDCSTDACAVDVPGQTLSVAVDSARVLPPDCSSCELLGNGAVAQAAVEDCSSLQDTAEENGKDGNSDLVTAETEIKLGTETLVPSHSEDGSRVPRSKLDTRKRSCEPFVPVLSKHGSNILQWPSEMLTYTSTDPSISYSCNPLYFDFRSSKASDSQEKPKHQANVPNLHHTTESNHSLVSDFTNKPTSECGDPEAEINRSASDYTVPLVSDVSLIRNSDLAKNENKVALGESFRIKKLEKCHISKNHLRQNAVIGEKYNKVWIKESHEKWLHKSRKRKRRRKLCHCHHHHYHPCGEATIAEMEISSVIEKQMSYRDENKHQHLQNNPEKCRYDAGNIWIASDEVQQSHQKADSENGHKRVLATSDHLHASRGICDIWHAKSRDQRSACKPLHRKRKASSRRQLRQLARTCRRHSCLCSKTCCSWKVRRLSCSPEHKCLGRCGEEKSPGHHQSIKRGYSCLMDEPESSHRKRRQHTYSCSSDESLYREACLAEEYFRQVSVVGMHHKAKGKHRRRKTRISHVCIDKNERSEASRPCKENSASSTLDVLGELLTQDDTEDTIMNSKADLAEDADEAMQLEENKASLPMGGAHVLEQDKPTDCAAPESVLGVLSDVATHCTASVPEQGAPAAASTQDALKDEKKNENANSHESQARYKAPPPTRHLDQAPPKSVLCHYELADSLPHEKINEVTGDWVQCNSGIFNSPPPLPFKEAHLNSHTFLATEQLIAPFTLPDQTLIFPPDNHEKFKDLPSEAYQQLVQQNMLASKVKFTLPPPAMQPPSSPLQPLPLQPPLCSTSVTTIHHTVLQQHAAASALKALRPHQHFLSQVPALARAPLPHLPVGPRLCPGGPAAFVAPPHLPLVPPSVLQPAPLAFSPLPHAVFPSLLSPHPAVLPLQPLF, from the coding sequence ATGTTCAAATCCACAACAGTGACTGTGCGGGATAATTCCACTGATATCCCACAAAGCACTGCTATAGATTCTTCCAGCAAACAAGATTTCAGCTGTACGCTGATGCACAATACGCAGAATTGCAAAGATGCTACTTCAGGTATTTCTTCCACTCCTGAAAATGCATGCAGTAATACATCCAGAACTAACAAATTTGGAGATCAAGTTCAAGGAGCTCGAGGACATAGAGTTGGgttctcctttgcttttcctaaGAAAGCAGTAGTCAAACTGGAatcttcagctgctgttttctacGAATATAATGACGAAACATCTATGGAGAATGGACTTAGCAGAAGAAGCAGATTTTTCCCAGGAGCTTGTAATCTTCAGTCTCCGTCAGCAACTGAAATAGTCCTGTGTCCCGAGGAGAAGCAAGACTGTTTGCACCCACTGGTGGAAAGATGCACTGACACAGCAGAAGATCCTGAAAATCAGGAATCAAAAGAGCTAGccagtgaagaaaacagagagctAGAGAACCCCACATTAATTCCTGCTGTTTCTAATTCAAAGCAGCTAGTGTCTTCTGACATGGAGGACTGCAGTACTGATGCCTGTGCTGTGGATGTACCGGGTCAAACACTGTCTGTGGCTGTGGACAGTGCTCGAGTTCTGCCCCCAGACTGCAGCAGTTGTGAGCTGCTGGGAAACGGAGCTGTTGCTCAGGCTGCTGTGGAGGATTGCTCATCTCTGCAGGACACTGCTGAGGAAAATGGTAAAGATGGGAACAGTGACTTAGTTAcagctgaaactgaaataaaactgggGACAGAGACGTTAGTTCCATCACATTCTGAAGATGGCTCGAGAGTCCCCCGGAGCAAACTGGACACACGCAAGAGATCTTGTGAACCGTTCGTTCCTGTTCTTAGCAAGCACGGATCAAACATTCTTCAGTGGCCATCAGAAATGCTAACTTACACGAGTACAGACCCATCCATTTCTTACAGCTGCAACCCTTTGTATTTTGATTTCAGGTCATCAAAAGCAAGTGATAGTCAAGAAAAACCCAAGCATCAGGCAAACGTACCTAATTTGCACCACACAACTGAATCCAACCATAGCTTAGTCTCAGATTTTACAAATAAGCCTACTTCAGAATGTGGTGAtcctgaagcagaaataaatagaagtgcATCTGACTATACAGTACCCCTTGTAAGTGACGTTTCCCTCATCAGAAATTCTGATCttgcaaaaaatgaaaataaagtggCCTTGGGTGAGTCATTCAGGATTAAAAAGCTAGAAAAGTGTCACATTTCAAAAAATCACTTACGACAAAATGCTGTGATAGGTGAGAAATATAACAAAGTTTGGATCAAAGAAAGTCACGAAAAATGGCTTCACAAAAGTAGGAAAcggaaaaggagaagaaaattgtGTCATTGTCATCACCATCATTATCATCCTTGTGGGGAAGCAACAAttgcagaaatggaaatttcCTCAGTtatagaaaagcaaatgagttacagagatgaaaataaacatcagcACCTCCAAAACAACCCAGAGAAGTGTAGATACGATGCAGGGAATATCTGGATAGCTTCGGATGAGGTGCAGCAGTCTCATCAAAAAGCTGATTCTGAAAATGGTCATAAAAGAGTCCTGGCTACATCAGATCACCTCCATGCGAGCAGAGGCATATGTGACATCTGGCATGCAAAAAGTAGGGACCAACGCAGTGCTTGTAAACCTCTgcatagaaagagaaaagcaagctcTCGGAGACAGTTGAGGCAGCTGGCTCGAACTTGTaggaggcacagctgcctgTGCTCCAAAACCTGTTGTAGCTGGAAAGTCAGGAGGTtgagctgcagcccagagcaTAAATGTTTAGGGCGCTGCGGTGAAGAAAAGAGTCCAGGCCACCATCAGTCCATAAAGAGAGGTTACAGCTGCCTGATGGATGAACCGGAAAGCTCCCACAGGAAGCGGAGACAGCACACCTATTCCTGTTCTTCAGATGAAAGTTTGTACAGAGAGGCGTGCTTGGCAGAGGAGTATTTCAGGCAAGTGAGCGTTGTAGGTATGCATCAcaaggcaaaaggaaaacacaggaggaggaaaactAGAATCAGTCACGTATGCATTGACAAGAATGAGAGAAGTGAGGCCTCCAGGCCTTGTAAAGAAAACTCTGCAAGTTCCACATTAGACGTTCTGGGAGAACTCTTGACTCAAGACGACACCGAGGATACTATCATGAATTCCAAAGCTGATCTTGCAGAAGATGCAGATGAAGCCATGCAGCTGGAGGAAAACAAGGCATCTCTGCCAATGGGTGGTGCACATGTTCTGGAACAAGACAAGCCAACAGACTGTGCAGCACCAGAGAGCGTGCTGGGCGTGCTTTCGGACGTTGCCACACATTGTACTGCTTCTGTTCCTGAGCAgggtgctcctgcagctgcaagcacacaaGATGCTCTGAAGGAcgaaaagaaaaatgaaaatgcgAACAGCCATGAAAGTCAAGCTCGTTATAAAGCTCCACCGCCCACCAGACATTTGGACCAGGCTCCCCCAAAGTCAGTCCTTTGCCATTACGAGTTGGCTGATTCTCTGCCACATGAGAAGATAAATGAGGTGACCGGTGACTGGGTACAGTGCAACTCAGGCATATTTAACAGCCCACCACCCTTGCCATTCAAAGAAGCACACCTCAACAGCCACACCTTCTTAGCTACGGAGCAGCTGATAGCTCCCTTTACTCTTCCCGACCAGACGCTGATATTCCCTCCAGATAACCACGAAAAATTCAAAGACCTCCCATCCGAGGCATACCAGCAGCTCGTGCAACAGAACATGCTGGCCAGCAAGGTGAAGTTTACCCTTCCTCCCCCGGCCATGCAGCCCCCCAGCTCTCCGTTGCAGCCTCTGCCTTTGCAGCCACCGCTGTGCTCTACCTCGGTCACCACCATCCACCACACCGTCCTGCAGCAGCACGCCGCCGCCAGCGCGCTCAAGGCCCTCCGGCCCCACCAGCACTTCCTCTCGCAGGTCCCGGCCCTTGCCAGAGCGCCTTTACCTCATCTGCCCGTAGGGCCCAGGCTTTGCCCCGGGGGCCCCGCAGCCTTCGTGGCCCCGCCGCACCTGCCGCTGGTGCCGCCTTCGGTGCTGCAGCCGGCCCCGCTGGCCTTCTCGCCGCTGCCGCACGCCGTGTTCCCCTCCCTGCTGTCCCCGCACCCGGCCGTCCTGCCGCTGCAGCCCCTCTTCTAG